Proteins found in one Zea mays cultivar B73 chromosome 1, Zm-B73-REFERENCE-NAM-5.0, whole genome shotgun sequence genomic segment:
- the LOC103640697 gene encoding proline-rich receptor-like protein kinase PERK1 — protein MVLNCWSLWQIFLCTFLVRTGNPQPSTLLAPTKVPSTVGQSMDLLLVLKFDRGIHDISCSLIPFVSCSLVHCYDIFAPFAGNDRPTMEWPTRLKIALGAAKGLAHLHEDCHPKIIHRDIKASNILLDFKFEYKVADFGLAKFTTDNNTHVSTRVMGTFGYLAPEYAASGKLTEKSDVFSFGVMLLELITGRRPIDTTQLALLAISTYVLPFACCIILIPIAKL, from the exons ATGGTACTCAACTGCTGGTCTCTTTGGCAAATTTTTCTTTgcacttttcttgttcgaactggcAATCCACAACCAAGTACCTTGCTTGCACCAACAAAAGTCCCTTCTACTGTAGGGCAATCCATGGATTTATTGCTTGTCCTGAAATTTGATAGAGGCATTCATGATATCAGTTGCTCGTTAATTCCATTTGTTTCTTGTTCTCTTGTGCATTGTTATGACATATTTGCACCTTTTGCGGGGAACGATCGACCAACAATGGAGTGGCCCACTAGATTAAAGATCGCTCTGGGTGCTGCCAAGGGTTTAGCTCATCTTCATGAAGACT GTCATCCAAAGATCATCCACCGCGACATTAAGGCATCTAACATTCTTCTTGACTTCAAATTTGAATATAAG GTTGCTGACTTTGGACTTGCAAAGTTCACTACTGATAATAACACCCATGTTTCAACAAGAGTAATGGGAACCTTTGG GTATTTGGCACCTGAGTATGCAGCGTCTGGCAAGCTCACAGAAAAATCTGATGTATTTTCTTTCGGAGTCATGCTTCTTGAGCTTATTACTGGGCGGCGACCAATTGACACAACCCAATTGGCACTGCTTGCTATAAGCACATATGTACTTCCATTTGCATGTTGTATAATACTAATACCAATTGCAAAATTATAG